The following coding sequences lie in one Miscanthus floridulus cultivar M001 chromosome 9, ASM1932011v1, whole genome shotgun sequence genomic window:
- the LOC136479510 gene encoding classical arabinogalactan protein 4-like: MPLPRLTSTPSPGDPAAPAPAAQRPREPRPRPGTALDPVASRPPAPSPPGSDGPAATAPPRRPRRRSDRPALLPGPDAPASPAAAATRPHLAGRPRRGRLLVVRPPGSSRRGQQ; this comes from the coding sequence ATGCCTTTGCCGCGCCTTACTTCTACGCCCAGTCCCGGCGACCCCGCGGCGCCGGCACCGGCGGCCCAGCGCCCGCGCGAGCCGCGCCCACGCCCGGGGACGGCGCTCGACCCGGTGGCCAGCCGGCCCCCGGCCCCCTCCCCGCCCGGATCCGACGGCCCCGCGGCCACGGCCCCGCCCCGACGACCCCGGCGGCGCTCGGACCGGCCGGCGCTCCTGCCTGGCCCCGACGCCCCAGCTTCGCCGGCCGCGGCGGCCACGCGGCCCCACCTTGCCGGCCGTCCCCGACGAGGCCGGCTGCTCGTGGTCCGGCCGCCGGGCTCCTCCCGCCGCGGCCAGCAGTAG
- the LOC136479509 gene encoding putative disease resistance protein RGA1 gives MAGVLDALASYIQNMLMQMVADEVHMLLGVSGEIDNMDIKLRDLKNILADADRRNITDQSVQAWGIELRNAMYDATDILDMCQLKAMERGQRHDAGCFNPLVFCIRNPLHAHNIGSRIKNLNKKLDDIKARGASFNFMNLGTYEDSGRNVVSYPSGTRETSGGLDESGLVGEKIEEDTTNLVEMLTKKYPTDDDKSNKIIIFSIVGIGGIGKTTLAQKIFNSEVIKHEFTKKIWLSVNQDFNNTEMLRRVIVEAGGNHHACGISKVALEQTLIEALKGHKTLLIMDDVWDYNIWEGVLRTPFVNAMLAQGSRVLVTTRHDIVARQMKAEEPYHRIDKLGLEDAWLLLKKQVVTDVNDEPQVEILKDIGMRLVEKCDGLPLGVKVMGGLLRQKRIRRTDWQNVLDDSLWSVSQMPKELNYAVYLSYEDLQPCLKPCFLQCSLLPRGTLFSVHDIVGMWISEGFVHGTLRDLEEIGREYYDQLIQRNLIEPDMKYVDQAVCNMHDVVWSFAHNMLGDEALIAHNSKIGIDKLKSQKVFRLSLKSKGSEHDLDWCSLQTQTSLRTLILVGNLKIKLGDSFVSLSSLRTLHLDSVNIDAIAESLYQLKHLRCLSIQNCNTSKLPEDIGKLKFLQYISLSGCQSLANLPSSIGLLQDLRFLRLDRKNVSVIPREFSGLTSLRKLYGFPAHMDCDHCSLGELGPLCQLTDLHICFLENVASSSSAIQAKLGGKKRLRFLSLGCTSRLGDDGLLVKEEDGISEKAKRQIEEVFDELCPPLGLENLNIEGYFGERLPRWMMPAAAIMPLGSTRILMMDDLACCTELPSGLSQLPCLELLQIRKAPAIKRVGLEFLQPSNHVGVAFPRLQELRFVGMVEWEEWVWEEQVKAMPLLEEFTLKMCKLRRVPPGLGFHAKALKEIYICDVKHLSSLENFTSVVHLKVSRNTDLERISNLPKLQKLTIQDCPKLMVLEGMPALQRLNLKDDAMGTVPRYLQDVNPRHLLLYCSLSLLTSLAAGKSGPEWHKFSHIQQVKAYGSPWKWYVLYTRDPFRFETNISRSAIAQARMHRRRFRYFETCPIDEEEWLVEGRTCADKRLPLCLRFRWQAYDHLTFWLRGRACLHCSEAAKVAAPSNQWTEAQGFACTHWGINGLTAPQQQKGRPRAISSIPIDLSRLRFARPGTELFQLCGTTLASGGETHDHTQLATLLVDRVISVLWWQRSKD, from the exons ATGGCCGGTGTCCTAGATGCTTTGGCGTCCTACATCCAAAACATGCTCATGCAGATGGTGGCAGATGAGGTGCATATGTTGCTTGGAGTGTCCGGTGAGATTGATAACATGGACATCAAGCTTCGGGATCTGAAAAACATCCTTGCTGATGCTGATAGGAGGAACATCACAGACCAGAGTGTCCAAGCATGGGGGATAGAGCTAAGGAATGCTATGTATGATGCCACTGACATCCTCGACATGTGCCAGCTCAAGGCCATGGAGCGAGGCCAAAGGCATGATGCCGGATGCTTCAACCCGTTGGTCTTCTGCATACGGAATCCCCTACATGCCCACAACATTGGAAGCCGCATCAAGAACCTTAACAAGAAGCTTGATGACATCAAGGCACGTGGTGCATCATTCAACTTCATGAACCTTGGTACTTATGAGGACAGTGGAAGAAACGTGGTATCATATCCTTCTGGTACCCGTGAGACGTCAGGGGGGCTTGACGAATCTGGTTTGGTTGGTGAGAAGATCGAAGAGGACACAACAAATCTAGTAGAGATGCTGACAAAGAAATATCCAACTGACGACGACAAATCCAACAAAATAATCATTTTCTCCATTGTGGGAATTGGTGGGATTGGTAAaaccacccttgctcaaaagATCTTCAACAGTGAAGTCATAAAACATGAGTTCACGAAGAAAATATGGTTGAGTGTCAACCAAGACTTCAACAATACTGAAATGCTAAGGAGAGTTATTGTGGAAGCTGGTGGAAACCACCATGCTTGTGGAATTTCAAAGGTGGCACTGGAACAGACTCTAATAGAAGCTTTGAAGGGACACAAAACCTTATTAATAATGGATGATGTCTGGGACTACAATATATGGGAAGGTGTGCTTAGAACTCCCTTTGTCAACGCCATGCTAGCTCAAGGTAGCCGTGTGCTGGTCACCACAAGGCATGACATAGTGGCACGTCAGATGAAGGCTGAGGAGCCCTACCATCGTATTGACAAACTTGGGCTTGAAGATGCATGGTTGCTGCTCAAGAAGCAG GTTGTTACAGACGTAAATGATGAGCCCCAGGTTGAAATACTAAAGGATATTGGAATGAGACTTGTTGAAAAATGTGATGGTTTACCTCTTGGGGTCAAAGTAATGGGAGGTCTCCTGCGTCAGAAAAGGATAAGACGAACCGACTGGCAAAATGTCTTAGATGATTCTCTATGGTCAGTATCACAAATGCCTAAAGAGCTAAATTATGCGGTATATCTTAGCTATGAAGATCTGCAGCCTTGTTTGAAGCCTTGCTTTTTGCAATGTTCCCTCCTTCCTAGGGGCACATTGTTTTCTGTTCATGACATTGTTGGCATGTGGATTAGTGAAGGATTTGTTCATGGAACTTTACGTGACCTAGAAGAAATAGGAAGGGAATACTATGATCAGTTAATACAGCGGAACCTTATTGAGCCAGATATGAAGTATGTTGATCAAGCGGTTTGCAACATGCATGATGTTGTTTGGTCATTTGCTCATAACATGTTGGGAGATGAAGCACTCATAGCTCACAACAGTAAAATTGGTATTGACAAACTTAAATCGCAAAAGGTTTTTAGATTATCTCTCAAAAGCAAAGGATCAGAACATGATTTGGATTGGTGTTCTCTCCAAACACAGACATCACTGAGAACACTAATTTTAGTTGGTAATTTAAAGATTAAGCTAGGTGATTCATTTGTTTCTCTTTCAAGTCTTCGAACACTACATTTGGACAGTGTAAATATTGATGCAATAGCCGAATCTTTGTATCAGCTGAAACATTTGAGGTGTTTGTCAATACAAAACTGTAATACATCCAAGTTACCAGAAGACATAGGCAAGTTGAAATTCTTGCAGTACATTAGCCTTTCTGGATGTCAGAGTTTGGCTAATCTTCCTAGTAGCATTGGATTGCTACAAGACTTGAGGTTTCTCAGACTTGACCGGAAAAATGTAAGTGTTATACCAAGGGAATTTAGTGGCCTAACTTCTTTGAGGAAATTATATGGATTTCCAGCCCACATGGACTGTGATCACTGTAGTTTGGGGGAACTGGGGCCTCTCTGCCAGCTAACAGATCTTCATATCTGTTTCTTGGAGAATGTAGCTTCTTCCTCATCTGCTATACAGGCCAAACTTGGTGGGAAGAAGCGCCTAAGGTTTCTCTCACTGGGTTGCACCAGTAGACTTGGAGATGATGGCCTGTTGGTAAAAGAGGAAGATGGGATCTCTGAGAAAGCCAAGAGACAAATCGAGGAGGTTTTTGATGAGCTCTGCCCTCCGCTTGGCTTAGAAAACCTTAACATTGAAGGGTATTTTGGTGAGCGGCTCCCAAGATGGATGATGCCAGCAGCAGCAATTATGCCGCTTGGGAGCACGAGGATTCTAATGATGGACGACTTGGCCTGCTGCACAGAGCTTCCTAGTGGCTTGAGTCAGCTCCCCTGCTTGGAGCTGCTACAGATTAGAAAGGCTCCAGCGATCAAGCGTGTTGGGCTTGAATTCCTACAACCAAGCAATCATGTGGGGGTTGCGTTTCCCAGATTGCAGGAGCTGCGTTTTGTGGGAATGGTGGAATGGGAGGAATGGGTGTGGGAGGAACAAGTGAAAGCCATGCCACTCTTGGAGGAGTTTACACTCAAAATGTGCAAGTTGAGGCGTGTGCCACCTGGGCTTGGCTTCCACGCAAAGGCTTTGAAGGAAATATACATATGTGATGTCAAGCATCTAAGCTCTTTGGAGAACTTCACTTCTGTTGTCCACCTCAAGGTGTCTAGGAACACTGACCTGGAGAGGATCAGTAATCTACCGAAACTGCAGAAGCTCACCATCCAAGACTGCCCAAAGTTGATGGTATTGGAGGGCATGCCAGCACTACAGAGACTCAATCTGAAGGATGATGCCATGGGAACAGTCCCCAGGTATCTACAGGATGTCAACCCAAGGCATTTACTGCTATATTGTTCCTTGTCGCTGCTCACATCCTTAGCAGCAGGGAAATCTGGTCCTGAGTGGCACAAGTTCAGCCACATCCAGCAAGTCAAAGCCTATGGCAGTCCATGGAAGTGGTATGTTCTGTACACAAGGGATCCTTTCCGCTTTGAGACAAATATCAGCCGCTCTGCTATTGCTCAAG CACGCATGCACCGCAGGAGGTTTCGATATTTTGAAACATGTCCCATTGATGAAGAAGAGTGGCTAGTAGAAGGACGCACATGTGCGGACAAACGCCTGCCCCTCTGCCTACGCTTCCG GTGGCAGGCCTATGATCACTTGACATTCTGGCTGCGTGGACGAGCGTGCCTGCACTGCAGTGAAGCCGCAAAGGTAGCGGCACCTTCGAACCAATGGACTGAAGCACAAGGGTTCGCATGTACTCATTGGGGGATCAATGGATTGACTGCACCGCAGCAACAAAAGGGTAGACCAAGAGC GATTTCCTCTATTCCAATTGATCTGTCCCGTTTACGTTTTGCTAGACCTGGAACTGAGCTATTTCAGTTGTGcggcacaacacttgcttcg GGTGGTGAGACGCACGACCATACACAACTAGCAACCCTGCTGGTTGATCGAGTGATCTCTGTTCTCTGGTGGCAAAGGTCCAAGGATTGA